One region of Drosophila teissieri strain GT53w chromosome 2L, Prin_Dtei_1.1, whole genome shotgun sequence genomic DNA includes:
- the LOC122616109 gene encoding uncharacterized protein LOC122616109, translating to MELRIGYTHSLYKILGLCCFLIIALLLIYSLNTSSIANNELYPPTTRVSLVSKKTEPQKYYVKTSKCHIPFVDPFNDEAMKLYKPRTLITCSNEPDLISTKYNKVIKRHVLHIDDEVAQKLFNYTDTEYNCFYREIKYGNHADTYDNLKAKKYFTSGYVVPVHVEGIIVECQTAEDPIVVLQKDAFTFIQHRPLPKDPVKPRTARKPSVIMYGIDSLSRINLRRTMPKVFNFLQGPGWYEMQGYNKVADNSFPNILAILSGYSPSTAKKNVCDTDDEGCLDKMPMIWKYFKNASYLTGYAEDESKFNHFSFQKPGFSKKPVDYYFRPLLMALETEMDEYRLPEYNLMRYCLGRRIANRYIYDYAQQFTQRFVHDRPIWGMFWSTHFSHDDPFLPSSMQEKILGDLLDMHEDRAFEEMIMIFFADHGTRFGKLTDLKEGYLEERLPMMFIYLPPWFRETYPSYVRALELNQHRLSSNFDLHNTLKHIIEIGGTPDGQSLPKSFDCPTCQSLFYPLPEGRTCSEAGIEEHWCTCEPYRTITGLSWTTPIAQSVIDRMNEYFVRKNLTSLCFNLTLDYIHKTELKTGLNIDWHQKMKEMETAVYRTKFKVKQNSADFQATVVYHNSTKYAQVDVEKISRTTSYKNDSTCIDDKLAKPYCICYDNLIKDQYFRIELVLN from the exons ATGGAGTTGCGAATTGGTTACACCCATTCGCTGTACAAGATCCTTGGCTTGTGCTGCTTTTTGATCATCGCGCTTCTTCTAATATATTCATTGAATACGTCTTCGATTGCAAATAATGAGTTATATCCGCCTACCACGCGAGTTTCTCTAGTTTCGAAGAAGACTGAACCGCAGAAATACTATGTGAAAACATCCAAGTGCCATATTCCCTTTGTTGATCCTTTCAACGACGAAGCTATGAAGTTATACAAACCGCGAACACTAATCACCTGCTCGAATGAGCCCGATCTCATATcaacaaaatacaataaagTTATTAAACGGCATGTTCTGCACATCGACGACGAAGTCGctcaaaaattgtttaattacaCAGACACGGAATACAATTGCTTTTACCGCGAAATCAAATATGGAAACCATGCAGATACTTACGACAA TCTTAAGGCCAAAAAGTATTTCACGAGTGGTTACGTGGTGCCTGTTCACGTGGAGGGAATAATCGTCGAGTGCCAGACTGCTGAGGATCCGATAGTCGTCCTCCAGAAGGACGCCTTCACCTTCATTCAGCATCGGCCGTTGCCCAAGGACCCCGTAAAACCCAGGACAGCACGAAAGCCCAGTGTGATAATGTACGGTATTGACTCTCTTTCCCGGATAAACTTACGCCGAACTATGCCCAAAGTTTTCAACTTTCTACAGGGCCCAGGATGGTACGAGATGCAAGGATACAATAAG GTGGCCGACAACTCATTTCCCAACATACTCGCTATTCTCAGTGGATATTCGCCTAGTAcggccaaaaaaaatgtgtgcgATACTGATGATGAAGGCTGCTTAGACAAAATGCCAATGATATGGAAGTATTTCAAGAATGCCAGTTATTTGACAGGATACGCGGAGGACGAAAGTAAATTTAATCATTTCAGCTTCCAAAAGCCCGGATTCTCTAAGAAGCCGGTGGACTACTACTTTCGCCCATTGCTTATGGCTCTGGAGACCGAAATGGATGAGTACCGGTTGCCGGAATATAATTTAATGCGATACTGTCTGGGACGCAGGATAGCGAATCGTTATATCTACGACTATGCCCAGCAGTTCACACAGCGTTTTGTCCACGATCGTCCCATTTGGGGAATGTTCTGGTCAACTCACTTCAGTCACGACGATCCATTTCTGCCTTCGTCCATGCAGGAAAAGATTCTGGGAGATCTGCTCGATATGCACGAGGATAGGGCTTTCgaagaaatgataatgatattTTTCGCCGACCATGGAACAAGATTTGGCAAGTTGACTGATCTGAAGGAGGGCTATCTGGAGGAGAGGCTGCCCATGATGTTTATATATCTGCCCCCCTGGTTCCGTGAGACGTATCCTTCCTATGTGAGGGCACTGGAACTAAATCAGCACAGGCTTAGTTCCAACTTTGACCTCCACAATACACTGAAACATATCATAGAGATTGGGGGTACCCCAGATGGTCAATCGCTACCCAAGTCCTTCGACTGCCCCACCTGCCAGTCGCTATTCTATCCCCTGCCGGAGGGTCGTACCTGTTCGGAGGCGGGCATTGAGGAGCACTGGTGCACCTGCGAACCCTACAGGACTATCACGGGACTGAGTTGGACCACTCCAATTGCCCAAAGTGTGATCGATCGAATGAACGAGTATTTCGTTCGAAAGAACCTAACAAGCCTTTGCTTCAATTTGACGTTAGACTATATCCATAAGACTGAGTTAAAGACGGGTCTGAACATCGATTGGCaccaaaaaatgaaagaaatggaAACTGCCGTTTATCGTACTAAGTTCAAAGTGAAACAGAATAGTGCTGACTTCCAAGCTACAGTGGTGTACCATAATTCCACCAAATATGCCCAAGTAGATGTGGAGAAAATCAGCAGAACGACTTCCTACAAAAATGACTCCACATGCATTGATGATAAGCTTGCAAAACCATATTGTATTTGTTACGATAACCTTATAAAAGACCAGTACTTCAGAATTGAACTTGTGTTGAACTAA
- the LOC122611774 gene encoding uncharacterized protein LOC122611774 isoform X2 — protein MTRSISYSFKRLIVSFLAVTLICLWSMNSSRVDEKFRTGARETQEVGKRFYVKSGKCEMRYVDPFNAEFLKINRPKQFIPCTNESDLVSAHYDKILHQYVLHINEEVLHELSGSKTNDFACFYQKIIYGQSADHYDGKGRRTKISQNYLVPLDVEGMLVECTTADEMRVLQRDAFVFVQYKDPPQKVRLEKRASVIMYGIDTVSRTNLRRMMPMVHEFLKSPGWYEMMGYNKVADNSFPNIFAMLTGISPESAESRICNTDADGCLDKIPFIWKEFKKVGYSTAYAEDEEHSNTFNYAKPGFAVKPTDYYFRPFLTALENETSIQYCPGCQMKYCLGRRLANSYIFDYCRQFMQRFVADRPIWGMFWTNHYSHDDLFMLSAMQHKILEDLLSFEKDGAFEHTIMIFFSDHGARFGPLMYTKEAFLEERLPMMFIYLPPWFRIKYPQYARALAQNQNRLSSNFDLYNTLKHIINIEGLVESTKRSYDCPRCQSLFYPLPENRSCSEAGIPEAYCTCHNYEEVQEDRGTWRMAELVVDRINQYLQHHNLQSLCSNLTLRVVNVTEVRMLEIEEHVSQGKGLRHYHTKFQVHQNLAQFSATVLYDRRTEELQINVELISRINKYRPDAECLEEDVQKLYCICLSKIRNNETIFTFQ, from the exons ATGACGCGGTCTATTTCATACTCTTTTAAAAGACTTATCGTGAGTTTTCTGGCTGTCACCTTAATATGTCTGTGGAGCATGAATTCCTCAAGAGTCGATGAAAAGTTTAGGACTGGTGCTCGGGAAACTCAGGAAGTGGGAAAACGCTTTTATGTCAAATCCGGAAAGTGTGAAATGCGTTATGTGGATCCCTTTAATGCGGAGTTCTTAAAAATCAATCGCCCGAAGCAATTTATACCGTGCACGAATGAAAGTGATCTTGTTTCCGCTCACTACGATAAAATATTGCATCAATATGTGCTTCACATAAATGAGGAAGTGCTGCATGAGCTGTCCGGGTCTAAAACGAACGACTTCGCTTGCTTTTATCagaaaattatttatggccaatCAGCGGATCATTATGACGG GAAGGGTAGAAGAACAAAAATTAGTCAGAACTATTTGGTGCCCTTGGATGTGGAAGGGATGTTGGTGGAGTGTACAACCGCTGACGAAATGAGAGTCCTTCAAAGAGATGCTTTTGTATTTGTGCAATACAAGGATCCTCCACAGAAAGTAAGGCTAGAGAAAAGGGCCAGTGTAATTATGTACGGTATAGATACCGTCTCAAGGACCAATCTTCGTCGGATGATGCCCATGGTACACGAGTTCCTCAAGTCTCCAGGATGGTACGAGATGATGGGCTACAATAAG GTGGCTGATAATTCCTTTCCCAACATATTCGCTATGCTAACTGGCATTTCCCCCGAGTCGGCCGAATCACGAATTTGTAATACGGATGCTGATGGCTGTTTGGATAAAATACCTTTCATATGGAAGGAGTTCAAGAAAGTCGGTTATTCAACGGCCTATGCTGAAGATGAGGAGCACTCAAATACCTTCAACTATGCAAAGCCAGGCTTCGCCGTCAAGCCCACAGACTATTATTTTCGTCCATTTCTAACCGCCCTGGAAAATGAGACATCGATCCAATATTGCCCTGGttgccaaatgaaatattgCCTGGGCCGTCGACTTGCCAACAGCTACATCTTCGACTACTGCCGCCAGTTTATGCAACGATTCGTTGCCGATCGCCCTATCTGGGGCATGTTTTGGACGAACCATTACAGCCACGATGATCTATTTATGCTTTCGGCCATGCAACACAAGATCCTCGAAGACCTGCTCAGTTTTGAAAAGGATGGCGCTTTCGAGCATACCATAATGATATTCTTCTCGGATCACGGAGCTCGGTTCGGTCCGCTCATGTACACGAAGGAAGCGTTTCTAGAGGAGCGGCTGCCTATGATGTTCATTTACTTACCACCCTGGTTCCGAATAAAATATCCCCAATATGCGAGGGCTCTGGcccagaatcagaatcggtTAAGTTCCAACTTTGACCTGTACAATACCTTGAAACACATTATAAACATTGAAGGATTGGTAGAGAGCACAAAAAGGTCGTACGACTGCCCTCGGTGTCAGTCGCTTTTTTATCCACTGCCGGAGAATCGAAGCTGTTCGGAG GCGGGCATACCGGAGGCTTACTGTACCTGCCACAACTACGAGGAGGTCCAGGAGGACCGCGGGACTTGGCGGATGGCCGAACTGGTGGTAGATCGCATTAACCAATACCTCCAACATCATAACCTTCAGAGCTTGTGTAGCAATCTCACCCTGAGGGTAGTCAACGTCACCGAAGTAAGAATGCTGGAGATCGAAGAACACGTAAGTCAGGGCAAGGGATTGCGCCATTATCACACCAAATTCCAGGTTCATCAGAATTTGGCACAGTTCTCTGCCACCGTTCTCTACGATAGAAGAACTGAAGAGCTTCAGATCAATGTGGAGCTAATTAGCCGAATTAATAAGTATAGGCCGGATGCGGAATGTTTAGAGGAAGATGTTCAAAAGTTGTACTGCATATGCCTATCAAAGATAAGAAACAATGAAACCATATTCACTTTCCAGTAA
- the LOC122611767 gene encoding uncharacterized protein LOC122611767, which translates to MELRICYTHSLYNILGLCCFLTIALLLIYLSNTSSNANNKFYPPTTRVSLVSKKTEPQKYYVKTSKCHIPFVDPFNDEALKIYKPQTLVTCSNETDLISTKYNKVIKRHVLHIDDEVAQKLLNFTDTEYNCFYREIKYGNHADTYDNLKAKKYFTSGYEVPVHVEGIIVECQTAEDPIVVLQKDAFTFIQHRPLPKDPVKPRTARKPSVIMYGIDSLSRINLRRTMPKVFNFLQGPGWYEMQGYNKVADNSFPNILAILSGYSPSTAKDNVCDTDDEGCLDKMPMMWKYFKNASYLTGYAEDESDSNHFSYLKPGFSQKPMDYYFRPLLKALETEMDVYRLPEHDYMRYCLGRRIANRYIYDYAQQFTQRFVHDRPIWGMFWSNHFSHDDPFLPSAMQEKVLGDLLDMHEDGAFEEMIMIFFADHGARYGKLTYLKEAYLEERLPMMFIYLPPWFRETYPSYVRALELNQHRLSSNFDLHNTLKHIIEIGGTPDGQTLPKSFDCPTCQSLFYPLPEGRTCSEAGIEEHWCTCEPYRTITGLSWTTPIAHSVIDRMNEYFVRKNLTSLCSNLTLDYIHKTELKTGLNIDWYQEIKVIETAVYRIKFKVNQNSADFQATVVYHNSTKYAQVDVEKISRTNSYKDDSTCINDKLAKLYCICFTDLKKDS; encoded by the exons ATGGAGTTGCGAATTTGTTACACCCATTCGCTGTACAATATCCTTGGCTTGTGCTGCTTTCTGACTATCGCGCTTTTGCTAATATATCTATCGAATACGTCTTCCAATGCAAATAATAAGTTTTATCCGCCTACCACGCGAGTTTCTCTAGTTTCGAAGAAGACTGAACCGCAGAAATACTATGTGAAAACATCCAAGTGCCATATTCCCTTCGTTGATCCTTTCAACGACGAAGCTTTGAAGATATACAAACCGCAAACACTAGTCACCTGCTCGAATGAAACCGATCTCATATCAACGAAATACAATAAAGTTATCAAACGGCATGTTCTGCACATCGACGACGAAGTCGCTcaaaaattgcttaatttcACAGACACGGAATACAATTGCTTTTACCGCGAAATCAAATATGGAAATCATGCAGATACTTACGACAA TCTTAAGGCCAAAAAGTATTTCACGAGTGGTTACGAGGTGCCAGTTCACGTGGAAGGAATAATCGTCGAGTGCCAGACTGCTGAGGATCCGATAGTCGTCCTCCAGAAGGACGCCTTCACCTTCATTCAGCATCGGCCGTTGCCCAAGGACCCCGTAAAACCCAGGACAGCACGAAAGCCCAGTGTGATAATGTACGGTATTGACTCTCTTTCCCGGATAAACTTACGCCGAACTATGCCCAAAGTTTTCAACTTTCTACAGGGCCCAGGATGGTACGAGATGCAGGGATACAATAAG GTGGCCGACAACTCATTTCCCAACATACTCGCTATTCTCAGTGGATATTCGCCCAGTACGGCCAAAGATAATGTGTGCGATACTGATGATGAAGGCTGCTTAGACAAAATGCCAATGATGTGGAAGTATTTCAAGAATGCCAGTTATTTGACAGGATACGCGGAGGACGAGAGTGACTCGAATCATTTTAGCTACCTTAAGCCCGGATTTTCGCAGAAGCCGATGGACTACTACTTTCGCCCATTGCTTAAGGCTCTGGAGACCGAAATGGATGTGTACAGATTACCGGAACATGACTACATGCGATACTGTCTGGGACGCAGGATAGCGAATCGTTATATATACGACTATGCCCAGCAGTTCACGCAGCGTTTTGTCCACGATCGTCCCATCTGGggaatgttctggtcaaatCACTTCAGTCACGACGATCCATTTCTGCCGTCGGCCATGCAGGAAAAAGTTCTGGGAGATCTGCTCGATATGCACGAGGATGGAGCTTTCgaagaaatgataatgatattTTTCGCCGACCATGGTGCAAGATATGGAAAGTTGACATATCTGAAGGAGGCCTATCTGGAGGAGAGGCTGCCCAtgatgtttatatatctaCCCCCCTGGTTCCGTGAGACGTATCCTTCCTATGTGAGGGCACTGGAACTAAATCAGCACAGGCTTAGTTCCAACTTTGACCTCCACAATACACTGAAACATATCATAGAGATTGGGGGTACCCCAGATGGTCAAACGCTACCCAAGTCCTTCGACTGCCCCACCTGCCAGTCGCTATTCTATCCTCTGCCGGAGGGCCGTACCTGTTCGGAGGCGGGCATTGAGGAGCACTGGTGCACCTGCGAACCCTACAGGACTATCACGGGACTGAGTTGGACCACTCCAATTGCCCACAGTGTGATCGATCGAATGAACGAGTATTTCGTTCGAAAGAACCTAACAAGCCTTTGCAGCAATTTGACGTTAGACTATATCCATAAGACTGAGTTAAAAACGGGTCTGAACATCGATTGGTACCAAGAAATAAAGGTAATAGAAACTGCCGTTTATCGTATTAAGTTCAAAGTGAATCAGAATAGTGCTGACTTCCAAGCTACAGTGGTGTACCATAATTCCACTAAATATGCCCAAGTAGATGTGGAGAAAATCAGCAGAACGAACTCCTACAAAGATGACTCCACATGCATTAATGATAAGCTTGCAAAACtatattgtatttgttttactGACCTCAAAAAAGACTCTTAA
- the LOC122625945 gene encoding uncharacterized protein LOC122625945, translating into MEPCRTLLLLIPLLLQSHLSISTKRQPVLRNHEHHIKTSECHIPYIIKPVKNNKRNIKHDKVCSKESLINLGFDDKIQRYVLYVNDSVAQLKLKSMDKNSPNLVGYNCSYREIRRVNRIFTVDAPAVLGDEVNFWNGYIVPRTVEGMRAACRNELAEDLQSDTFALVQPRKTYAPLMSWHRRPSVLMIGIDGISQINFRRKFPIAFNHLKMQGWFKMDGYTDIGENTQSSVMALLTGYSPHTLMNLKCNSSGIGCLKTVPLIWKHFKKKGYITAYGDGMSDLSIFNSDKYGFFEGPIDFYARHILEQKNGQSCIDGRYDYCEEFLKRHSNSSRPLFGIFFENGIPQKSYDNDKIQTELLDRVKIFKKMGILTQSIVILFSYPRPTVREKKRNFLEESLPILYIWLPPWFRALRPEIVQALRINSKRLTSPYDLHLTLQHLLELGERWPRAVDKLVDCPTCQTLFAPVPENRTCSDAGIGESNCPCDAYKLLNTKQIKQVSLGKLLVRSINEFLHHHNLQELCHNLTLKSIKMMMQRKDRKLSSGSTYRVYFTATPNNAEFSTTTRYNHKRQELEYINVESINRLNHYQNDSSCMRRLRGRKFCICKSRILGEISVTAKGNVGKQQKSKLIEHHSIQELNNKNKIDASLYELPEMQESDKNIQIISV; encoded by the exons ATGGAACCTTGTAGGACACTGCTTTTGCTAATACCCTTACTCCTACAAAGCCATTTGTCTATAAGCACGAAAAGGCAACCAGTTCTTCGAAATCATGAACACCATATCAAGACATCAGAGTGTCATATTCCATACATAATAAAACCggtcaaaaataataaaaggaacATAAAACATGACAAGGTTTGTTCCAAAGAGAGTTTGATAAACCTTGGTTTCGACGACAAAATCCAGCGATATGTGTTATATGTAAATGATTCTGTGGCCCAGCTGAAATTAAAGTCTATGGATAAGAACTCTCCCAACTTGGTTGGATACAATTGCAGTTATCGTGAGATTAGAAGAGTTAATCGCATCTTTACTGTTGATGCACCTGCTGT CCTTGGGGACGAAGTTAATTTTTGGAATGGCTATATTGTTCCCCGCACCGTTGAGGGTATGAGAGCAGCCTGCCGAAATGAGCTGGCAGAGGATTTACAATCGGATACTTTTGCATTAGTCCAGCCTCGCAAAACATACGCACCACTTATGTCCTGGCACCGCAGACCGAGTGTTCTAATGATTGGAATCGATGGCATTTCCCAGATCAACTTTCGCCGCAAGTTCCCCATTGCATTCAACCATCTTAAAATGCAGGGCTGGTTCAAGATGGACGGATACACAGATATTGGTGAGAATACCCAGTCCAGTGTAATGGCTTTACTGACTGGATACAGTCCTCACACTTTGATGAACCTCAAATGCAACTCCAGTGGGATTGGTTGCCTCAAAACTGTTCCGCTGATATGGAAGCATTTCAAGAAGAAGGGTTACATAACCGCCTATGGCGATGGAATGTCCGATTTGTCAATATTTAATTCGGATAAGTATGGGTTTTTTGAAGGCCCCATTGACTTTTATGCTCGGCATATTCTGGAGCAGAAGAATGGCCAAAGTTGCATTGATGGACGATACGACTACTGTGAGGAATTTTTAAAACGACATTCTAATTCATCCCGACCATTATTCGGAATTTTCTTCGAGAACGGAATACCCCAAAAATCCTATGATAATGACAAAATACAAACTGAGCTGTTGGATAGAGTGAAGATATTCAAGAAAATGGGTATTCTTACCCAGTCAATTGTCATTCTATTCAGCTATCCCAGGCCAACTGtgagagaaaagaaaaggaactTTCTTGAGGAAAGTTTACCCATCTTGTACATTTGGTTACCACCCTGGTTCAGAGCACTGCGTCCTGAAATAGTTCAAGCCTTAAGGATCAATAGTAAACGTCTTACATCCCCATACGATCTTCATCTCACACTGCAACACCTCTTGGAACTGGGAGAACGCTGGCCTCGAGCGGTGGACAAACTGGTGGATTGCCCCACTTGTCAGACCCTTTTTGCTCCTGTTCCCGAGAATCGAACCTGTTCAGATGCCGGCATAGGAGAATCCAACTGTCCCTGTGATGCCTACAAGTTGCTTAacaccaaacaaataaaacaagtgTCTTTGGGAAAGCTACTCGTGCGCAGCATAAATGAATTCCTTCATCATCACAACTTGCAGGAGCTGTGCCACAATCTTACACTTAAGTCAATCAAGATGATGATGCAACGAAAGGACAGAAAGTTATCAAGTGGCAGCACCTATAGAGTATATTTCACTGCCACCCCAAATAACGCAGAATTTTCCACAACTACTCGCTACAATCACAAGCGCCAAGAGCTGGAATATATAAATGTAGAGTCCATAAACCGATTGAATCACTATCAAAATGACTCGAGTTGCATGCGAAGATTACGAGGCAGAAAGTTTTGTATATGCAAGAGCCGAATTCTAGGGGAAATTTCAGTTACCGCTAAGGGAAATGTGGGAAAACAGCAGAAAAGTAAACTAATAGAACATCACAGCATTCAAGAgcttaataataaaaataaaatagatgcTAGTTTATATGAATTACCAGAGATGCAAGAAAGCGACAAGAACATTCAAATTATCTCAGTGTAA
- the LOC122611774 gene encoding uncharacterized protein LOC122611774 isoform X1: MTRSISYSFKRLIVSFLAVTLICLWSMNSSRVDEKFRTGARETQEVGKRFYVKSGKCEMRYVDPFNAEFLKINRPKQFIPCTNESDLVSAHYDKILHQYVLHINEEVLHELSGSKTNDFACFYQKIIYGQSADHYDGKGRRTKISQNYLVPLDVEGMLVECTTADEMRVLQRDAFVFVQYKDPPQKVRLEKRASVIMYGIDTVSRTNLRRMMPMVHEFLKSPGWYEMMGYNKVADNSFPNIFAMLTGISPESAESRICNTDADGCLDKIPFIWKEFKKVGYSTAYAEDEEHSNTFNYAKPGFAVKPTDYYFRPFLTALENETSIQYCPGCQMKYCLGRRLANSYIFDYCRQFMQRFVADRPIWGMFWTNHYSHDDLFMLSAMQHKILEDLLSFEKDGAFEHTIMIFFSDHGARFGPLMYTKEAFLEERLPMMFIYLPPWFRIKYPQYARALAQNQNRLSSNFDLYNTLKHIINIEGLVESTKRSYDCPRCQSLFYPLPENRSCSEAGIAEAYCTCHNYKEVTEDQDTWRLADLVVDRMNKYLHYHNLQNLCSNLTLRVVNNTEVRMHDKDENLAKGMRHYHTKFQVHQNLAEFFATVLYDKETDELQINVELISRTNMYGTDSECVNNKNQKLYCVCLSKLRAIVK, encoded by the exons ATGACGCGGTCTATTTCATACTCTTTTAAAAGACTTATCGTGAGTTTTCTGGCTGTCACCTTAATATGTCTGTGGAGCATGAATTCCTCAAGAGTCGATGAAAAGTTTAGGACTGGTGCTCGGGAAACTCAGGAAGTGGGAAAACGCTTTTATGTCAAATCCGGAAAGTGTGAAATGCGTTATGTGGATCCCTTTAATGCGGAGTTCTTAAAAATCAATCGCCCGAAGCAATTTATACCGTGCACGAATGAAAGTGATCTTGTTTCCGCTCACTACGATAAAATATTGCATCAATATGTGCTTCACATAAATGAGGAAGTGCTGCATGAGCTGTCCGGGTCTAAAACGAACGACTTCGCTTGCTTTTATCagaaaattatttatggccaatCAGCGGATCATTATGACGG GAAGGGTAGAAGAACAAAAATTAGTCAGAACTATTTGGTGCCCTTGGATGTGGAAGGGATGTTGGTGGAGTGTACAACCGCTGACGAAATGAGAGTCCTTCAAAGAGATGCTTTTGTATTTGTGCAATACAAGGATCCTCCACAGAAAGTAAGGCTAGAGAAAAGGGCCAGTGTAATTATGTACGGTATAGATACCGTCTCAAGGACCAATCTTCGTCGGATGATGCCCATGGTACACGAGTTCCTCAAGTCTCCAGGATGGTACGAGATGATGGGCTACAATAAG GTGGCTGATAATTCCTTTCCCAACATATTCGCTATGCTAACTGGCATTTCCCCCGAGTCGGCCGAATCACGAATTTGTAATACGGATGCTGATGGCTGTTTGGATAAAATACCTTTCATATGGAAGGAGTTCAAGAAAGTCGGTTATTCAACGGCCTATGCTGAAGATGAGGAGCACTCAAATACCTTCAACTATGCAAAGCCAGGCTTCGCCGTCAAGCCCACAGACTATTATTTTCGTCCATTTCTAACCGCCCTGGAAAATGAGACATCGATCCAATATTGCCCTGGttgccaaatgaaatattgCCTGGGCCGTCGACTTGCCAACAGCTACATCTTCGACTACTGCCGCCAGTTTATGCAACGATTCGTTGCCGATCGCCCTATCTGGGGCATGTTTTGGACGAACCATTACAGCCACGATGATCTATTTATGCTTTCGGCCATGCAACACAAGATCCTCGAAGACCTGCTCAGTTTTGAAAAGGATGGCGCTTTCGAGCATACCATAATGATATTCTTCTCGGATCACGGAGCTCGGTTCGGTCCGCTCATGTACACGAAGGAAGCGTTTCTAGAGGAGCGGCTGCCTATGATGTTCATTTACTTACCACCCTGGTTCCGAATAAAATATCCCCAATATGCGAGGGCTCTGGcccagaatcagaatcggtTAAGTTCCAACTTTGACCTGTACAATACCTTGAAACACATTATAAACATTGAAGGATTGGTAGAGAGCACAAAAAGGTCGTACGACTGCCCTCGGTGTCAGTCGCTTTTTTATCCACTGCCGGAGAATCGAAGCTGTTCGGAGGCAGGCATAGCGGAGGCTTACTGTACGTGCCACAACTACAAGGAAGTCACGGAGGACCAAGACACTTGGCGCTTGGCCGATCTGGTGGTTGATCGCATGAACAAATACCTTCACTATCATAATCTGCAGAATCTTTGTAGCAATCTTACATTGAGGGTTGTCAACAACACCGAAGTTAGAATGCACGACAAGGACGAAAATCTAGCGAAGGGAATGCGACACTACCATACCAAATTTCAAGTTCACCAAAATTTGGCTGAGTTCTTTGCCACCGTTCTGTACGATAAGGAGACAGACGAACTCCAGATAAATGTCGAGCTTATCAGTCGAACTAATATGTATGGTACCGATTCAGAGTGCGTTAACAATAAGAACCAAAAGTTATATTGCGTTTGCTTGTCAAAGCTGCGTGCTATAGTAAAGTAA